From the genome of Laspinema palackyanum D2c:
GTCTCCAACAGTGCGACAGAACCCATTAGGAGGGTTTGACTCCCCCTCAATTCTAAGCAAAAATGCGCCTTGTCGTTAATTGTCAATAAATCATGACATAGCAGAGATGACCGGGGCGGGAGTTGGGCTTCAAGACAGCTAACATATAAAATCAGCTCCAGGGATTAACCTCCATGCCATCAGGCCAATTCACTCATTCTGTCGCCACATTTTATGGGTGGGATTGAGGTGATGTTCCTTGAGCTATTCCCCTCGAATTATTTCGGGGGGTAGATGCGATCGCCTTGAGTTATTTTTTATTATTTCCCTATAAATTTTCCTCGCCCAAAAGTGCGGAAGAACAAACCTCTACTGCCGGGTTCTATCTTCCATTTTATGCAAGGGAAAACATCACCGATCAGACCCCTTAAATAGAGGGTTTTGCTCAGACTTTTGACTGAAAAGGATGTTAGTTCAACGCTTTGAGTTCCAGTACCAGTCCTGGAGTCCCTAAGCCTAGTGTTAAGAAGTCCCCACAGAATCTAGGTCACCTCTAGTATTCAGGGATAACCCAACCGAACTGGAATCCCGCCGCTCAACACTGGCCGTGTTTTTATAATTCAGTTTCTTCACCCCTAGTTTATACCTATGATAACGTCCAAGTCGATTGCTTTAATTTCTGTTCATGGCGACCCAGCCATAGAAATTGGTAAAGAAGAGGCCGGAGGCCAAAATGTTTATGTTCGCAAGGTTGGAGAAGCGTTAGGCAATCTAGGGTGGCAAGTTGATATGTTCACCCGCAAGTCCAATGCCACACAACCGACGATAGTACAACATACCCCCAATTGTCGGACCATTCGCTTAGTTGCCGGACCCGAAGAATTCGTTCCGCGCCAAAAAATTTATGAATATGTCCCCGAGTTTGTTCAAGAATTTCTGAAATTTCAAGAACAACAGCGCCTAGACTATCGCTTGGTTCATACGAATTATTGGATTTCGGCAGCAGTAGGAATGGAGTTGAAAAAAATTCAACCCATCCAACAGGTTCATACTTACCACTCGCTGGGTGCCGTCAAGTATAAAGCCGTTTCCACCATTCCGATGATTGCCAGTACCCGCTTAGGCGTTGAAAAGGCTTGTTTGGAAAATGCCGATCGCATTGTCGCGACTTCTCCCCAGGAAAAAGAACACATGAGAACTCTTGTTTCCACCAAGGGACAGATCGATGTGATTCCTTGCGGCACCGATATTCATCAATTTGGCGGTGTTTCCCAGGCAATAGCGCGGGAAAAACTGGGCATTCCCCAAGATAGTTCTGTGGTCTTTTATGTGGGTCGATTTGACCGACGCAAAGGGATTGAAACCTTAGTTCGGGCGATGAGTCGTTCCACCCTGCGGGATCAGCAGGACCTCCGGCTGATGATTGGTGGAGGTTGGCGTCCAGGTCAAAGCGATGGGAAAGAACGCGATCGCATTGGCAGTCTTGTCGAAGAATTGGGAATTGCTGACTTGACAACCTTTCCCGGACGGATTGGTCATGACGAGTTGCCCTTATATTATGCAGCGGCCAATGTCTGCGTGGTTCCTAGCCATTATGAACCCTTTGGATTAGTGGCGATCGAAGCAATGGCCAGCCGCACCCCAGTTGTAGCTTCAGATGTGGGCGGATTACAGTTTACCGTGGTTTCAGAAGAAACAGGTCTACTCTGTCCACCCCAGGATGATGCCGCCTTTGCCGTCGCCATTGACCGAATTTTATCTCACCCCGACTGGCAAACCGACTTAGGCCAAGCCGCTCGCGAACGGGTCGAAAGCCAGTTTAGCTGGGATGGCGTAGCTCGTCAACTCAGTCACTTATACAGTACATTGCTGGTCCAATCCAGCCAGTCCCTGGACCCGGCGATCGCCTAATGCTCAGAGCATCAGACCCCCAGGACCAGAAACCCGGTTTTTGCCCCAAATTGGTCGCCAAGCAACAACCGGCGGGGGTTCAAACGATTGGCGGCCTAACAGTTCAAGTCGGTTGAAACCGACTGAAAACACCACAGGATAAGACTTACAGTCGTCTTTAGACGACTTGATTCTATGAGGCGGGGGATTAATCCCCCGCCGGTGTTGAGCATGGTGCAAGATCTCAGGTCAACAAACTTTTCCGTTGTTCCAAACTACACTTTCCCCTAAAATTCAAGGGGGTACGATCGCCATCCATTCCCGGGATGACAAGCCTCAATGATGATGGCTCTCCCAGGACGGATTCCGAAGGGTACTTGTAAAATGCGATCGCCTATATTTCCCCCCGATTTTTCGATAGGAGTCATTAGGGTCAATGTATCTGGAAGAACGAGCATTTTGGGTGGCTTGGTCGCAAATTCCCGCAGTCGGCCCGGTGTTACTGGGTCGCTTGTTTAAATACTTCGGCAGTTTAGCCGCTGCTTGGCAAGCTGAACCCGAGGCTCTCACTCAGGTCCAGGGTTTAGGTCGGCAACTGGTCGAAAAAATTGTCACCAGGCGATCGCAACTGAATCCCCAACAACTCTACAGCGAACATCTGCGCCAAAACCCCAATTTTTGGACCCCTGCCGACCCCGATTATCCCCGTTTGCTCGGAGAAATTCCTAACCCACCCCCCCTGCTGTATTACCAGGGTCAGGTCGATCGCCAGGAAACCCTCGGTAATCGTCCCATTGTCGGCATTGTCGGCACTCGTAAT
Proteins encoded in this window:
- a CDS encoding glycosyltransferase family 4 protein; protein product: MITSKSIALISVHGDPAIEIGKEEAGGQNVYVRKVGEALGNLGWQVDMFTRKSNATQPTIVQHTPNCRTIRLVAGPEEFVPRQKIYEYVPEFVQEFLKFQEQQRLDYRLVHTNYWISAAVGMELKKIQPIQQVHTYHSLGAVKYKAVSTIPMIASTRLGVEKACLENADRIVATSPQEKEHMRTLVSTKGQIDVIPCGTDIHQFGGVSQAIAREKLGIPQDSSVVFYVGRFDRRKGIETLVRAMSRSTLRDQQDLRLMIGGGWRPGQSDGKERDRIGSLVEELGIADLTTFPGRIGHDELPLYYAAANVCVVPSHYEPFGLVAIEAMASRTPVVASDVGGLQFTVVSEETGLLCPPQDDAAFAVAIDRILSHPDWQTDLGQAARERVESQFSWDGVARQLSHLYSTLLVQSSQSLDPAIA